The following nucleotide sequence is from Ignavibacteriales bacterium.
GCATCCTCGCATCTGCATATAAATACGGTGTTCCAATTTACACATCATCACCGGGCGATAGCTCGATTGGGATGAATATAGCAGAAACCTCATTGGATGGATATAAAATAAAATTAGATGTTTTGTTGGATGTAAATGAAACTGCGGCAATTGTTCTCAACGCCAAACGAAAAGGCGGTAAAAGCGGTGTTTTCATACTTGGCGGCGGATCTCCAAAGAATTTTATGCTTCAAACTGAACCACAAATACAAGAAGTGCTTGGAATTGACGAAGCTGGTCACGATTATTTTCTCCAGATTACAGATGCGCGTCCCGATACAGGCGGTTTATCAGGTGCCACGCCATCCGAGGCAGTATCGTGGGGTAAGATAGACCCGAATACGCTTCCCGATGCCGTGGTGGCTTATGTGGATACAACAATCGCGCTACCGATTCTCACTTCGTATGCGCTTGGAACAGTTAAACCAAGAAAACCGAAACGATTATACGACCACCGCGAAGCATTGCTTAGCAGTTTGTACAAAGAATATGTAAAAGTAAAGAAACGAAAGAATAAATAACTAAATCACTAACTATACCATTACCATGGAGGGTATTATGAGCCGATTCACAGAACTGAAAGATTTGTTAAACAGTTTCGAGAAAGACTTTATTAAGTTCTACGAAAAAGGAAACAAATCAGCCGGAACACGCGTTCGAAAAGAAATGAACGAACTTCGCCGCAAAGCGCAAGATGTCCGTAAAGAAATTCAGGATATCAAGCAAAAAGCGAAAGAAGCCGAAGGCGGAAACGCACCAGCGTAACGCCGTTTTTCTGACTAGTTGAAAGACTCCGAGAATTTCTTCATTGGAATAATCGGAGTCTTTTATTTTTGTAAACCAATATTTTAAGTAATGAAATATTTCCTCGGATTAATATTATTTACTTTCATCATATCTATGATCGGTTTTCAAATTCAAACCGATTATAGAAATATTCATTTTAATTCCATCGTTATCGACACCCATAACGATGTTGTTGGTAGGGTTATGGACGGAGAAGATATCTCAGTTAAAACCAATGCCGGTCATTCAGACCTGCCGCGTTTTTTGGAGGGGGGCGTAGATGCTCAGATATTCTCAATTTTTGTATCCCCCGGTAAGCCGAAAAAAGAATATTATTCCATTGCTAACCGTCAAATAGATTCCATAGATAATTTCGTCAGAAAGAATGAAGGCAGAGTTGTCTTGGGTAGATCGGTAAATGAAATCAGGAATCAGGTTTCAGTGGGTGAATTTGTAGTGATGCTCGGTATCGAAGGCGGTCATGCTATTCAAGATGATATCACTAAACTCGATCATTTTTATAAACGCGGCGTGCGGTATATGACATTGACATGGAATAATTCTACCACTTGGGCAACATCAGCCAGAGATGAAAATAAAGTAGGTGGGAAGCGAAAGAAAAAAGGACTTTCCAAACTAGGTACGCAAATCGTCAAACATATGAATGAAATTGGTATGATAATCGATATATCGCATGCCGGTGAGAAAACATTTTGGGATGTTATTGACTTAACAACGAAACCGATTATTGCTTCCCATTCATCAGTCTATTCCATTTGTCCAAACGGGCGCAATTTAAAAAACGAGCAGATCCGTGCTATTGCGAAAAATGGTGGAGTGATTTGTGTAAACTTCGCGCCATTTTTCATCGACAGCGGTTTCGCGGCTAATGAAAAATTAATGCTTAAAAATAATAAACGTAGAGTTGAAGAATTCCGCACACAACAAAAAGCTGATATTAAACTGAAAGACAAAACAGTGTTACAGCTTTTGGAAAAAGAATATTCGGAAATTCTTCCATCTGTTAAGAAATTGGTGGATCATATCGATTATATTGCAAAGTTAGTCGGAGTTGATTATGTTGGTCTCGGATCCGATTATGACGGAATTCAGGTTGCACCTCTCGGGATGGAAGATGTTACTTGCTACCCCAAAATTACGGAAGAGTTAGTTCGACGAGGATATTCAGAATCCGACATTAAAAAAATATTGGGAGAAAATTTTTTGCGTGTGTTAAAACACAATGAAGGTTGAAATTGTCAAATTAATAATCTATTATTCATATCACTAAATTGAAAGGATTTATCAATGAGATTTTTTGCTATCATATTGTTATTTTGCCTGATCTTCACGGTTACTGAAGCGGGAAGTTTTGGGAAGATATTCCCGACTTTAAAGCACGATAAAGCGAAGGTTACCACAGGAACAGGAAATATTACTTTTGTAAAATTTTCTAATTCAGTCAATGGTCCATTTACATCACCGGCAACACTCAATAATGGGGATTCATTATTTCTTCAGGTCGATGTTTCTTTGTTGGGAACGGTATATCTTACATTTAATCTTGACCTCAATCAAAATGGCATTCTGGATACGTTTGACTTGTCGATTGGAGATGCGAACCTTATCGATAATGGGGGTACGGGTAAAGATGTTGATCTAAACCCGAACGCAGGTATAATTGTTGTTTATCTTGAAACGGGAGAAACACCTCAGATGGATGTTGTTGCTGTTGGAACCGAAGGTGCCACGTCTGCCGTTGGTGTTCTTCATTTTCAAAACACACCTTTGACTTATACATTAAGCGGCCATGTTTACACTTCAGTCGGTGATCCGATTGGCGGGGCAATGGTATTTGTGCAAGATTCTTCAATGAATATGCTCGGCGATGTCTCTGATTTAACAGGATATTTTTCTGTCCCTATCGAAGCTGGTACACATGGTATTCATCTTCAAGATTGGGCAGGCCGTTACAGTTCGTTCGATACGATGATGATATTCACAGGCAACACTGTTCACGATTTCACTTTAAAGGTTCTTTCATCCTATATTCGCGGCTATGTGAGAGATGAATTGTCAAATCCACTTCCCAATATTCGAGTTTGGGCGGGCAGAAATAGCAGTGCCATGACCGATTCAACGGGTATGTATAAAATTATGGTAGCGCCGGGCAGCGATAATGTTGGTGTTGAATGGGAGAGTGTTCTCCCAAACTATATGCAACCCAATTCGCATTATTATTCAATCGCAGATAACGATTCCATAGTTGATAATTCAGTCTCAAATTTTACATGCTATTCAACTAATGCTACAATTACCGGTAAGGTAACTGAAAACGGCGGTACTGCAACGCGCCAATATATGGTGAACGGATGGTGTGGTCCCCTTGAATCATCCACAATGGGATTGACCGATGTGAATGGCGATTATACTTTGCACATTCATAGCTCTGTTGCTATGGAACAATACGGTGTGAATTTAACAGATTGGGGCGGCAATTATCCTTTTCCGTCCGGTATGTATCCTGATACAAATTATTGGGGATTAACAGCCGGAGCGGTTGCTAACTTTAATCTGATAGGTGCGCTCACATCTTATGAAGATCATTTTACCGGGAATGGTGGTTACCTCGGTCCGATGTGGAACACATATAATTACGGTAATCCATGGGGAATGAATTCAACGGTTACTTTAGAGAACGATAGATTGAAAGTCGAGTGCAACAGCAACGATGTTCTCTCGGGCTTGGGTGTAATTTCGATGAAGCCGTTCAGTCTCAGTAACCGTGAATTCAGGATTTTCGCCGATCCGACTAGTATGATGAATTCCAATAATACCATTAAAATTATTCTCACAGATGTATCGTGGAACTGGCAGCACCCGCAAAACTTTGAAAATTCTTTGCAGTTGATTTGGGAAAAAAGCCCGGCCGGTTACAGGCAGTGGAGATTGGTGAAATCTCAAAACGGTATCTTCACCGATCTTTGCACCTCACAAGACAGCACAGGACAACATATACTTTTCCAATTCACCGATCCTGATTCATTGAAATTGATTATTCGCGGTGATGTGTGCTTCAATGGCCAGTGGGGCAATATGCTCTCTATGGCATATGTGTACCTTACGCAGTTCAATTTAAATCCCGAAGAATCAACTCCCGTTTACTTCGATGAGTTTGTTTGGGATGCCATAGGTACAGTTGGAGTGAAAGAAATCGGTGGAGTATTGCCGAAGACTTTTGCACTTGATCAGAATTATCCCAATCCGTTCAATCCTGCAACCAGTATTAAATATCATATCCCTGTTAGCAGTTATGTCACGCTGAAAGTTTTCAACCAGCTTGGGCAGGAAGTGAAATCTCTTGTCAATCAGCAGCAAGCGGCAGGGAATTATGAAGTATCTTTCGAAGCGGCACAACAACCAAGCGGTATTTATTATTATCAACTCACCGCTGTTGATGATGGAGGGAAATTATTAACCAGATGCAGCATGAAAGCGCTTTTGTTGAAGTAGAATAAATTCCACGTAATTATAGCCCGCTCTGTGAATAACTGAGCGGGCTTTTTTTATACACACGACTGGGAGGGAGTTCCGACTCCCGAATCAAGGTTGACCAATAAGCAAGCATTGTTGTAGTCGCGGACATTCATCGGGTGTCTAAATGTAAATGTCCGCGCTGATTGGCATGATATGCAATCGTCTCGCGTAATCGCCGGAAGGAAACATTGTCTTGAGGAGTTACTCCGAAGGATTGCGGCTACATGATGGTTACATTTGACATTTTGACGAATGTTTTATAATTTACACACAATGGATAACACGTTGCAATAAGACGCAAGGAATCTTATTCATAGAAGTGCAACATTTTTATTTATGGAAATTAGAATCATAAGTTCACAATAATATTTCATTATTTTGTGAGGCGTTAATTGCCACATTGTTCCAACTCACATTATCTTTTATGCAAATTAAACTAATAATATTAACCTTCATTTCTATCATAAATTTGTATGGCTCCGATAGGGATAATGATTCCTCCTCAATAACAAAATACTGGGACTTGCCAACCGGTTCCCATATAGCCTATGCTGAATTCTTGGCTAACAATTCTGATACAGCTACACCACTAATATTTCTTCATGGTGGACCGGGAGGATACCATGTATCTTCTTCTGCTGACGAGGATCGTAGAGCTCGATATAGGAAATTATCGGATTTGGGATTCAATGTATATCTCTACGATCAAATTGGAGGAGGTTTGTCATCAAGACTGAATGATCCGACGAACTATACTGTGGATCGGCATGTTAAGGATTTAGAATGCATTCGAGTAATTATAGGTAATAAACCGTGCATCCTAATTGGTGGCTCATGGGGGGCAACACTTGCATCGCATTACATCTCAAGATATCCCGCAAACGTGACCAAAGCAATTTTTATCTCA
It contains:
- a CDS encoding deoxyhypusine synthase, which gives rise to MKKRANNFLSGKQIVTKPIPKNISVKQLVEEYFQAYNAGRLREASQLLKEKMLKENVTIGMSLTGALTPAGLGGSCVVPVIEAGFVDWIVTTGANLYHDTHFSIGCSLHRGTPFIDDRVLRAAKVIRIYDILFDYDVLLSTDAFFRKLLRLKEFQKEMGTAELHNRLGKYVAEREKILKIKNTSILASAYKYGVPIYTSSPGDSSIGMNIAETSLDGYKIKLDVLLDVNETAAIVLNAKRKGGKSGVFILGGGSPKNFMLQTEPQIQEVLGIDEAGHDYFLQITDARPDTGGLSGATPSEAVSWGKIDPNTLPDAVVAYVDTTIALPILTSYALGTVKPRKPKRLYDHREALLSSLYKEYVKVKKRKNK
- a CDS encoding histone H1; its protein translation is MSRFTELKDLLNSFEKDFIKFYEKGNKSAGTRVRKEMNELRRKAQDVRKEIQDIKQKAKEAEGGNAPA
- a CDS encoding membrane dipeptidase, which encodes MKYFLGLILFTFIISMIGFQIQTDYRNIHFNSIVIDTHNDVVGRVMDGEDISVKTNAGHSDLPRFLEGGVDAQIFSIFVSPGKPKKEYYSIANRQIDSIDNFVRKNEGRVVLGRSVNEIRNQVSVGEFVVMLGIEGGHAIQDDITKLDHFYKRGVRYMTLTWNNSTTWATSARDENKVGGKRKKKGLSKLGTQIVKHMNEIGMIIDISHAGEKTFWDVIDLTTKPIIASHSSVYSICPNGRNLKNEQIRAIAKNGGVICVNFAPFFIDSGFAANEKLMLKNNKRRVEEFRTQQKADIKLKDKTVLQLLEKEYSEILPSVKKLVDHIDYIAKLVGVDYVGLGSDYDGIQVAPLGMEDVTCYPKITEELVRRGYSESDIKKILGENFLRVLKHNEG
- a CDS encoding T9SS type A sorting domain-containing protein: MMIFTGNTVHDFTLKVLSSYIRGYVRDELSNPLPNIRVWAGRNSSAMTDSTGMYKIMVAPGSDNVGVEWESVLPNYMQPNSHYYSIADNDSIVDNSVSNFTCYSTNATITGKVTENGGTATRQYMVNGWCGPLESSTMGLTDVNGDYTLHIHSSVAMEQYGVNLTDWGGNYPFPSGMYPDTNYWGLTAGAVANFNLIGALTSYEDHFTGNGGYLGPMWNTYNYGNPWGMNSTVTLENDRLKVECNSNDVLSGLGVISMKPFSLSNREFRIFADPTSMMNSNNTIKIILTDVSWNWQHPQNFENSLQLIWEKSPAGYRQWRLVKSQNGIFTDLCTSQDSTGQHILFQFTDPDSLKLIIRGDVCFNGQWGNMLSMAYVYLTQFNLNPEESTPVYFDEFVWDAIGTVGVKEIGGVLPKTFALDQNYPNPFNPATSIKYHIPVSSYVTLKVFNQLGQEVKSLVNQQQAAGNYEVSFEAAQQPSGIYYYQLTAVDDGGKLLTRCSMKALLLK
- a CDS encoding alpha/beta fold hydrolase: MQIKLIILTFISIINLYGSDRDNDSSSITKYWDLPTGSHIAYAEFLANNSDTATPLIFLHGGPGGYHVSSSADEDRRARYRKLSDLGFNVYLYDQIGGGLSSRLNDPTNYTVDRHVKDLECIRVIIGNKPCILIGGSWGATLASHYISRYPANVTKAIFISPKNIDYCDLTDKPDTMISLSDVLADDLDKIHRRFGENRFKRYSKLLELMKLDIREAYSYSGDTEMDELADSLFSASSVKAFVHKKEVLKDFRSHGTGWWSFVMTGWNAISVRIYISFSKF